acacaaaattaatagaaaaaataaaaaaaataatgtaaagtaaaacaaatggtttttatacgactgcagaatttgaaaattttttcgtcgtatattgctatcacgttggcgtcgtcgtcgtcgtccgaatacttttagttttcgcactctaactttagtaaaagtgaatagaaatctatgaaattttaacacaaggtttatgaccacaaaaggaaggttggttttgaatttgggagttttggtcccaaaattttaggaattaggggccaaaaagggcccaaataagcattttcttggttttcgcactataactttagtttaagttaatagaaatctatgtaattttgacacaaggtttatgaccacaaaagaaaggttgggattgattttgggagtgttggtttcaacagttaaggaattaggggccaaaaaagggcccaaataagcattattcttggttttcgcacaataactttagttaaagtaaatagaaatcaatgaaatttaaacacaatgtttatgaccacaaaaggaaggttggtattgattttgggagtgtaagtcccaatagtttaggaattaggggccaaagagggacccaaataagcatttttcttgattttcgcaccataactttagtagaagtaaatagaaatctatgaaatttaaacacaaggtttatgaccataaaaggaaggttggtattgattttgggagttttggtcccaacagtttaggaaaaagaggcccaaagggtccaaaattaaactttgtttgatttcatcaaaattgaataattggggttctttgatatgccgaatctaactgtgtatgtagattctttacttttggtcccgttttcaaattggtctacattaaggtccaaagggtccaaaattaaacttagtttgattttgacaaaaaatgaatcggttgggttctttgatatgctgaatctaaaaaccgttttttttctaaagtgtacattgattggttaaatatttctcagtgtgtttgaatttgtttgttagccttttggtcatgaatgtttgtctctaatatttaattaactgtgcatttgttttcagatatcgcagatcaaatttattcgttcattgtgtaatcatacattttttgattgagttaagtctgccaattgatattttatcgtatgtttttctatgttgtgatgttatgctattgtttcagaaaaagggagaaggtttgggcccattaaaacgtttaatcccgctgcaaatgtttgcatctgtcctaagtctgGAATCTGATgtgcagtagttgtcgtttgtttatgtaatatatacgtgtttctcgtttctcgttttgtttatatagattagaccgttggttttcccgtttgaatggttttacactagtaattttggggccctttatagcttgttgttcggtgtgagccaaggctccgtgttgaaggccgtactttaacctataatggtttaatttttaaattgttatttggatggagagttgtctcattggcactcacaccacatcttcctatatctattagattcttgattattggcccagttttcaagttggtccaaattggggtccaaaattaaactttgtttgattttatcaaaaattgaataaatggggtattttgatatgccaaatctaactgtgtatgtagattcttcagttttggtcctgttttcaaattggtctacattaaagtccaaagagtccaaaattaaacttagtttgattttaacaaaaaatgaaatcttggggttctttgatatgctgaatccaaacatgtacttagattttttattatgggcccagttttcaagttggtccaaatcaggatctaaaattattatatataaaagtattgtgcaatagcaagtcttttcaattgcacagtattgcgcaatggcaagaaatatctaattgcacaatattgtgaaatagcaaattttttttaaattagagttatctttctttgtccagaatagtaggcaagaaatatctaattgaacaatattgtgcaattgcaagaattttttttaattggagttatctttctttgtccagaatcaacttaaatctttgttatatacagtatacaatgtatattcactttttactaccaactgataaattaaaataatctttaccattcagtgataacaagcagtttttttacatcttaatattttatgatgtatttaaatgagtagttattgttgcaaactccattagaaattttaattgagattagttttggaataagggaaaggggatgtgattaaaaaaagtGGGTTCAATTTTCTCATTagaaatttcataaaattcataaataaaaagaaaatttcttcaaacattttttggagaggattaatattcaacagcatagtgaattgctctaagagaaaacaaaaattttaagttcattagaacacattcattctgtgtcagaaacctatgctgtgtcaactatttaatcacaatccaaatttagagctgaatccagcttgaatgttgtgtccatacttgccccaaccgttcagggttcaaccctgcggtcgtataaagctacgccctgcggagcatctggttgaaatTATAATCTTTCAATATCAGATAATTGTTCATCACATTGGACAGAACAGATTAGATATTGTTCATACATCAGTTTCAGAACAGATTAGAAACCAATATCAGGCACACTGATCAGAATCTTAACAGAATAGGATTTTTTTAATGGAGGAAAAtgatttcatgatttttattgAATGTTTTCTGCAGCATGGAAAGAACAAGGCTTAGTTTATTTCTAATATGAATTTGCATTAAATTCTAACATTTTTAGAGGTTCATCATTCAAATTTGTtgaatttcaattgaaaaatttgctcatttaaatttattaattgcAAATTAATGACCTCATAaatagtgttatttttttttaaatttcagatatttacaaaataattccATACAAGTGCCAACTATAGAAGCATTCCATGGTTTAACACAGTTACAAACTTTGTgagtttgtatttgtatttgtcttGTTAGTTTATATTCTGAATCAGATGTGGTACGCTCACATAACTAAAAACCAAATCTTTTGAAGACCAGAATACATACAAGAACAGGCATTGACCTAGTTATGAAaaccaaaatgttaaaaaaagaaatcagtATAAGATGGGTTGTAAAAAGGAGCTTTGTTTTGTTGATCAGTTGCaagaaatatacacaaaaaagaagacaaattAGGGTTTCAAAATTCTTCAAAGTGATGGTTAAAAATGGCATTCCAATGTCctaaataaatagaaattatttgttttcaggGGGGTAGGGTTGAGTTTACCTGAATCCCTTGGCTACTATTGTTTAccaaatgtaaaacataaaaagtaGAATGTTTTGTACATTGTTGAACTAAAGTTTAGAATTTTTGTTGTACTGAATCCCCTGGCTACTGTTGTATACCATATGTACAACATATGAAGTAGAATGTTTTGTacatctttttacatttttgttgtacAGAAAATTGCCTCCCAAGATAGATTGCCCAGGAGGGAGTGAGttatggaatgaaacaaaacatacagAAGATGCTGTTATTTGTACGGGTGAACTAAGTTCATGTACTGTTTATAATGGTAGGTAAAACAATTCAGTGCAATTTGTCAAATCTAGTGCTAAACTATACTATAAATAAATCTGTAAATATCAATTTAGGCCTTGTTATATTGAATAGAAAACCATTGCTTGATGCAGGTTGAAAATGAAAGTGATGTTTTGCCAATTGGTAAATGCTTGAAAAAAAATGGGAAATGTTTTCTTTAGATAATATTCTGAAACAAaaagttactgtggattcattattattccttggataccaatttttcctGGATTATGTGGTTACTATTAAACCACGAAATTCAATGTTCTAGAAATGACGAATTTTCTTAAGGTTTGTAtacagacttcagcaaaaccatgaaatgaaatatccacaaatatgcaagttttccttaatccaagAAAACTAgtacccacgaaaattaatgattccacagtatattaaaatatttttttttaaagaatttaactAAAGGTATTATGATTTATGTTAATTGTTATGGTATTACaggaaattttcttttaatttcagtaACCTGTCCAAATGTTAACAGTTATTGTGTTGATGTTGGACCGCAAGTAACAGAATGTTTATGTAAACCTGGTTACCATGGTTATAAATGTTTACGTCAAGTAAGATGTTTTTGGTCTCACATGATAACAGCATTACTTTGAGTATATGTTAATTATACTCTTGTGTTAGCTCAAAAATTCTAGGCTTATTTATTTTGAACTATGTCATGAAGCATTTTTTTCATggacaaaatgtttaaatttaatgaattgtttatattaGTTCTCATATTTGGTTAAAGTTAATAAAAGACAACACTTGAGATTGACAGTCAAATGATTGATTTTACAGTTTCCATTATGAATATGATATTAACCCTTTCACGTTCCGCCAAATTGGACATAAACTTATGGAAAGACACTATCAAAGTTTAATCGCATATAGCATTCGCACTGAAGCTTACACAAAGGTCGTTTTGGGTCCATACACAAAGGTCGTTTTGAGTCCATTTGAGagataattgaaaaaatatttcaaaaaatataatatatcagaAATTTTGTCTTTTGAAGTCACGTGTTATCTGTCCGAAAGTCATGTGACTTgcgaaaaaaaaggtaaaaaaaatccaaaagtcTTCTGAAAAAGGTCGTGTGGAGACTTTTATAATGGCTAATAGGATATAGTTTAAGTGTCAAAACAATGTCCTAAGTCTGATAGACACAGGAAAGTTACCATTATGGTATAGTTTGAGGAAATACGTGCTGTATGCCTTCCAAACG
This sequence is a window from Mytilus edulis chromosome 1, xbMytEdul2.2, whole genome shotgun sequence. Protein-coding genes within it:
- the LOC139503424 gene encoding all-trans retinoic acid-induced differentiation factor-like isoform X2 produces the protein MSLNCSILNTEELGRCCVNKGKTESSVVGLDLSSCHITSIEDMFINFNNLKFLYLQNNSIQVPTIEAFHGLTQLQTLKLPPKIDCPGGSELWNETKHTEDAVICTGELSSCTVYNVTCPNVNSYCVDVGPQVTECLCKPGYHGYKCLRQGTFPTVTFVIGLGVSTVVISGLLWVTQRRKAKKQV